The following are encoded together in the Myxococcus xanthus genome:
- a CDS encoding TolC family protein, which yields MWVLLVTLLAAAPARESPPLTFAESQSLAAKAALPASLARAVETRRVWDARLPWLAANPTLSVVPGRRAQPEGPGFELTVSVEQPLFLSNLAGAQRDAASAETRALEREAVAALLNRRLEVARAWLTLWSAQQAAATAEQEATLAGALRTSVADALALGGATRLELAEAEGFEAEAQVALLAREAEVTHARLSLAVLVGRQPDAHLVVAEALPEVALPPSSEEARWLARASELPDAEARRLLGVAERARAAEVRAARGWQVTVGAQGVREYYGGLSGLLMVGVTPPMFDAGQRERGALLAAAERLEGEAQEAALRAAAELALAFREREQTAAQLSVVEKSLAPKAEEAARLADVLLRAGQSTLPDVLRARRARAAANIRLALARGEASLAAARLHLLLSALP from the coding sequence ATGTGGGTCCTGCTCGTCACACTCCTCGCCGCGGCTCCGGCGCGAGAGTCCCCTCCACTCACCTTCGCCGAGTCCCAGTCGCTGGCCGCGAAAGCCGCGCTGCCCGCGAGCCTGGCGCGCGCCGTGGAAACGCGGCGTGTGTGGGACGCGCGGCTGCCGTGGCTCGCCGCCAACCCCACGCTCAGCGTGGTGCCGGGGCGGCGCGCCCAGCCCGAGGGGCCAGGCTTCGAGCTGACGGTGTCGGTGGAGCAACCGCTCTTCCTGTCGAACCTGGCGGGGGCCCAGCGCGACGCGGCGAGCGCGGAGACCCGGGCGCTGGAGCGGGAGGCCGTGGCCGCGCTGCTGAACCGCCGGCTGGAGGTGGCGCGGGCCTGGCTGACGCTCTGGTCGGCCCAGCAGGCCGCGGCGACGGCCGAGCAGGAAGCGACGTTGGCGGGTGCCCTGCGCACCTCCGTCGCGGATGCGCTGGCGCTGGGCGGCGCCACCCGGTTGGAGCTGGCCGAAGCGGAAGGGTTCGAGGCCGAGGCCCAGGTCGCGCTCCTGGCTCGCGAGGCGGAGGTGACCCACGCGCGGCTGTCGTTGGCGGTACTGGTGGGCCGTCAGCCCGACGCGCACCTGGTGGTCGCGGAGGCACTGCCGGAAGTGGCATTGCCGCCGTCTTCCGAAGAAGCGCGGTGGCTGGCGCGCGCCTCCGAGCTTCCAGATGCGGAGGCCCGGCGCCTGCTGGGTGTGGCGGAGCGGGCCCGCGCGGCGGAGGTCCGGGCAGCGCGGGGCTGGCAGGTGACGGTGGGCGCGCAGGGCGTGCGTGAGTACTACGGCGGGCTCAGTGGCCTGCTGATGGTGGGCGTGACGCCGCCGATGTTCGACGCGGGTCAGCGCGAGCGTGGCGCGCTCCTCGCCGCCGCTGAACGTCTGGAGGGCGAGGCCCAGGAAGCCGCGCTGCGCGCCGCCGCGGAGCTGGCCCTGGCGTTCCGTGAGCGCGAGCAGACCGCAGCGCAGCTCTCCGTCGTCGAGAAGTCCCTGGCGCCCAAGGCCGAAGAGGCCGCGCGGCTGGCCGACGTGTTGCTGCGCGCGGGCCAGAGCACGCTGCCTGACGTCCTGCGCGCCCGCCGCGCCCGGGCCGCCGCCAACATCCGGCTCGCGCTCGCTCGTGGCGAAGCCTCGCTCGCCGCCGCGCGGCTCCACCTCCTGCTCTCCGCTCTGCCATGA
- a CDS encoding efflux RND transporter periplasmic adaptor subunit, whose amino-acid sequence MTPFVRRFVAVPMLALSGACTSGSSTAEVPPAPPPARASAPSAWVPVRAASRVALAEAPALVLSSPDAVAALSAPFRARVQQVRARPGQQVKAGDPLVEVLMPEVVEAAGAASAASLRLEAYSRQVERLEALHAQGLAKLPDLADAQTQQAEARAALVAAHAVLRVAGIAPGEARGVAERGTVWLKSPIGGIVTEVRAVLGEMQPEASAALVRVAADGPARLEARLSVRPPEDASFAFVSSQGIAVPVRWVGQSPVVDAADGTWRAWFEPEDTAAVLRAGQGGRLRIQAAAGEDTVLVPARALAFDSARTVVFTRGGEGQPVRREVEVLATSGAEALVKGPLSARDTVAADGAALLLESQAGDADEVTP is encoded by the coding sequence ATGACGCCCTTCGTCCGCCGTTTCGTCGCTGTGCCGATGCTCGCCCTGTCCGGGGCGTGCACGTCCGGTTCTTCCACCGCGGAGGTTCCTCCCGCGCCGCCCCCCGCGCGCGCCTCCGCGCCTTCGGCGTGGGTGCCCGTGCGCGCGGCGTCTCGCGTGGCCCTGGCGGAGGCCCCCGCGCTGGTGCTGTCCAGCCCGGACGCCGTCGCCGCGCTCTCCGCGCCGTTCCGCGCCCGAGTGCAGCAGGTGCGCGCGCGGCCGGGTCAGCAAGTCAAGGCGGGAGACCCGCTGGTGGAGGTGCTGATGCCGGAGGTGGTGGAGGCGGCGGGGGCCGCCAGCGCCGCCTCGCTGAGGCTGGAGGCCTATTCGCGGCAGGTGGAGCGCCTGGAGGCGCTTCATGCCCAGGGGCTGGCGAAGCTGCCCGACCTGGCCGACGCCCAGACGCAACAGGCCGAGGCCCGCGCCGCCCTGGTCGCGGCGCACGCGGTGTTGCGCGTGGCGGGCATCGCTCCCGGGGAAGCCCGGGGCGTGGCGGAGCGTGGCACCGTCTGGCTCAAGAGCCCCATCGGAGGAATCGTCACCGAGGTGCGCGCGGTGCTGGGGGAGATGCAGCCCGAGGCCAGTGCCGCCTTGGTGCGGGTGGCCGCTGACGGCCCCGCGCGCCTGGAGGCCCGCCTGTCCGTGCGTCCTCCCGAGGACGCCAGCTTCGCCTTCGTGTCGTCCCAGGGCATCGCTGTTCCGGTGCGGTGGGTGGGCCAGTCCCCGGTCGTGGACGCCGCGGATGGAACGTGGCGCGCATGGTTCGAGCCAGAGGACACCGCCGCCGTGCTGCGCGCGGGGCAGGGGGGCCGGTTGCGCATCCAGGCCGCGGCGGGCGAGGACACGGTGCTGGTCCCGGCGCGCGCCCTGGCCTTCGACAGTGCGCGCACGGTCGTCTTCACGCGCGGCGGCGAGGGGCAGCCCGTGCGCCGGGAGGTGGAGGTGCTGGCCACTTCCGGCGCGGAGGCCTTGGTGAAAGGGCCGCTGTCTGCCCGGGACACGGTCGCCGCTGACGGCGCGGCGCTGCTGTTGGAGTCTCAGGCCGGTGACGCCGATGAGGTGACGCCGTGA
- a CDS encoding efflux RND transporter permease subunit: MIEALVRWSVRHRVWVLVLTGVLALAGVAVSLRLELDAMPDITTNQVLVLTRAPGLTPEEVERLVTRPVEVALGGMPGLEEQRSLSRYGLSSVTAVFEDGVDPYRARQQVQERLNVLGSTLPPGVDPPELGPLTGGLGEVFHFTLSSPERTGAQLLELTQFRVAPRLRTVPGVVEVNSWGGHQRTLEVRADAVRLAQRGVTLAQLRDALERATGSAPGASLPVGERHVLIRAVARPRVPADLAEALIPRPGAMAVRLGDVAEVTEGALPRIGSATSNGRGETVYVMVQMLRDANALAVTGAISDALPDVRALLPEDVRLDVVYDRATLVRGTVRTVGKNLLEGGLLVVGVLFLLLGSVRAGLLVASAIPLSMLGATTAMVALDIPGNLMSLGAIDFGLLVDGAVVMVEGLFHRLAHLSPEEKQRSPREHVEETAVSLARPVFFSVLIILLVYLPILSLRGVDGKMFRPMAMTVVFALATALLLSLTFIPAAASWLIRPEHVPAREPLLVRWFERLYAPALRQSVRRRVPVAAVAVFLLAVGGWIFAHAGTEFTPQLDEGDMVIQTTRVPDISLDAAVSEAGRMERVLLEAIPEVRQVVSRVGSPAVATDIMGLEMADVFVSLAPRDAWRPGLTRESLIEEMGQVLEARVPGGDPAFTQPIQMRFNELLGGAVTDVALSIYGEDLTELGLLARRAAALLSQEPGAVDVRVLAPPEVPLFEVTPRPLDSARAGLGAVDVLEAVSAVRSGVEVGATWDGAVRVPIVLRLTGASDAFSLAELPLPTETGGLVPLSRVADVRLTSSPGLVSREGGQRRLVVGFNVRGVDLGTVVERARSRVEQSLAPPDGYRLEWGGQYETLTEARQRLSLVLPAVALLIFAVLLFAFRRMRPALAIFANVPFACVGGMMALAARDLPVSISAAVGFIALSGIAVLNGVVLMSREQRLEADGHAPGEAVVMAARERARPVLMTALVAALGFIPMMLARGVGAEVQRPLATVVVGGLVTSTLLTLVILPTLYPWFAGRTRTQARA, translated from the coding sequence GTGATTGAAGCCCTCGTGCGCTGGTCGGTGCGTCACCGGGTCTGGGTCCTGGTCCTCACGGGCGTGCTCGCGCTGGCGGGCGTCGCGGTGTCGCTCCGCCTGGAGCTGGACGCGATGCCGGACATCACCACCAACCAGGTGCTCGTTCTTACGCGTGCGCCCGGCCTGACGCCCGAGGAGGTGGAGCGGCTGGTGACGCGGCCGGTGGAGGTGGCGCTGGGCGGCATGCCCGGACTCGAGGAGCAGCGCAGCCTGTCCCGCTATGGCCTTTCCTCCGTCACCGCCGTGTTCGAGGACGGCGTGGACCCGTACCGGGCTCGGCAGCAGGTGCAGGAGCGCCTCAACGTGCTCGGCTCCACGCTGCCCCCGGGCGTGGATCCACCGGAGCTGGGGCCGCTCACCGGTGGGTTGGGCGAAGTCTTCCACTTCACGCTGTCCTCGCCGGAGCGCACGGGCGCGCAGTTGCTCGAGCTGACGCAGTTTCGCGTGGCGCCCCGCCTGCGTACCGTGCCGGGCGTGGTGGAGGTCAACAGTTGGGGAGGCCACCAGCGCACGCTGGAGGTGCGCGCGGACGCGGTGCGGCTGGCCCAGCGGGGCGTGACGCTCGCGCAGTTGCGTGACGCGCTGGAGCGAGCCACCGGCAGCGCTCCGGGCGCGAGCCTTCCGGTGGGAGAGCGCCACGTCCTGATTCGCGCCGTGGCGCGGCCTCGGGTGCCGGCCGACCTGGCGGAGGCGTTGATTCCCCGGCCAGGGGCCATGGCCGTGCGCCTGGGCGACGTGGCCGAGGTCACCGAAGGCGCGCTGCCTCGCATTGGCAGCGCCACCTCCAATGGGCGCGGCGAGACGGTCTACGTCATGGTGCAGATGCTTCGGGATGCCAATGCGCTCGCCGTGACGGGCGCCATCTCCGACGCGCTCCCCGATGTGCGAGCGCTGCTGCCCGAGGACGTGCGGTTGGACGTCGTCTATGACCGCGCCACGTTGGTGCGCGGCACGGTGCGCACCGTGGGCAAGAACCTGCTGGAAGGAGGGCTGCTCGTCGTGGGCGTCCTCTTCCTGTTGCTCGGCAGCGTGCGCGCGGGTCTGCTGGTCGCTTCGGCCATTCCGTTGTCCATGCTGGGCGCGACCACCGCCATGGTGGCGCTGGACATCCCCGGCAATCTGATGAGCCTGGGAGCCATCGACTTCGGCCTGCTGGTGGATGGCGCGGTGGTGATGGTGGAGGGCCTGTTCCACCGGTTGGCGCATCTGTCGCCGGAGGAGAAACAGCGTTCGCCCCGTGAGCACGTCGAGGAGACGGCCGTGTCCCTGGCCCGTCCCGTCTTCTTCTCCGTGCTCATCATCCTGCTCGTGTACCTGCCCATCTTGTCCCTGCGAGGCGTGGACGGGAAGATGTTCCGGCCCATGGCGATGACCGTCGTCTTCGCGCTGGCCACCGCGCTGCTGTTGTCGTTGACCTTCATCCCCGCCGCCGCGAGTTGGCTCATTCGCCCCGAGCACGTCCCCGCGCGTGAGCCACTGCTGGTCCGCTGGTTCGAGCGTCTCTACGCCCCGGCGTTGCGTCAGAGCGTGCGCCGGCGCGTGCCCGTGGCCGCCGTGGCCGTGTTCCTGTTGGCCGTGGGTGGGTGGATCTTCGCTCACGCGGGCACGGAGTTCACGCCGCAGTTGGACGAAGGCGACATGGTGATTCAAACCACGCGTGTCCCCGACATCAGCCTGGACGCGGCGGTGAGCGAAGCGGGCCGGATGGAGCGAGTCCTGCTCGAAGCGATTCCGGAGGTCCGCCAGGTCGTCTCGCGCGTGGGCAGCCCCGCGGTGGCCACGGACATCATGGGCTTGGAGATGGCGGACGTCTTCGTGTCGTTGGCGCCGAGGGATGCGTGGCGGCCCGGGCTCACCCGTGAGTCGCTCATCGAGGAGATGGGGCAGGTGCTGGAAGCCCGTGTCCCAGGTGGAGACCCGGCCTTCACGCAGCCCATCCAGATGCGCTTCAACGAGCTGCTCGGGGGCGCGGTGACGGACGTGGCGCTCAGCATCTACGGCGAGGACCTGACCGAACTCGGGCTCCTGGCTCGCCGGGCCGCGGCGCTGTTGAGCCAGGAACCGGGTGCGGTGGACGTGCGTGTGCTCGCTCCGCCGGAGGTGCCGCTCTTCGAGGTGACGCCTCGCCCACTCGATTCGGCCCGCGCGGGCCTGGGCGCGGTCGATGTGCTGGAGGCGGTGAGCGCGGTGCGCAGTGGCGTGGAGGTGGGCGCCACCTGGGATGGGGCGGTGCGCGTGCCCATCGTCCTGCGGTTGACGGGCGCGTCCGATGCCTTCTCCCTGGCCGAGCTGCCCCTTCCCACGGAGACGGGAGGCCTGGTTCCGCTCTCCCGCGTGGCGGACGTGCGGTTGACTTCCTCGCCTGGGCTGGTGAGCCGGGAAGGGGGCCAGCGCCGGCTGGTGGTGGGCTTCAACGTGCGAGGCGTGGACCTGGGGACGGTGGTGGAGCGGGCTCGGAGCCGCGTGGAGCAGTCGCTCGCTCCGCCTGATGGCTATCGGCTCGAGTGGGGCGGTCAGTACGAGACCTTGACGGAGGCACGGCAAAGGCTTTCGCTGGTGCTTCCCGCCGTGGCCCTCCTCATCTTCGCCGTGCTGCTGTTCGCTTTCCGTCGCATGCGTCCTGCTTTGGCCATCTTCGCCAACGTGCCCTTCGCGTGCGTGGGCGGGATGATGGCGCTGGCGGCCCGGGACTTGCCCGTGTCCATCTCCGCGGCGGTGGGCTTCATCGCGCTGTCCGGCATCGCGGTTCTCAACGGCGTCGTGCTGATGTCGCGCGAACAGCGGCTCGAAGCGGACGGCCATGCTCCCGGTGAGGCGGTGGTGATGGCGGCCCGCGAGCGGGCCCGGCCCGTGCTGATGACGGCGCTGGTGGCGGCGCTGGGCTTCATCCCGATGATGCTCGCTCGCGGGGTGGGCGCCGAGGTGCAGCGGCCCCTGGCCACGGTGGTGGTGGGCGGGCTCGTCACCTCCACGCTGCTGACCCTGGTCATCCTCCCCACACTCTACCCATGGTTCGCGGGTAGGACGCGCACGCAGGCGCGTGCATGA